The following are encoded in a window of Paenibacillus polymyxa genomic DNA:
- the dhaK gene encoding dihydroxyacetone kinase subunit DhaK: MKKIINRAENLVLEMCSGIALAHPELEFLPKYKVLKKKELNAEKVTLISGGGSGHEPAHAGFVGKGMLDAAVCGDVFASPSQIQVYQAIRATTGKKGALLIIKNYSGDIMNFRNAAHLATEDGLEVDYVKVEDDIAVEDSLYTVGRRGVAGTVLVHKIAGAAAEEGRSLAEVKAVAEKAAANVRSIGFALTSCTVPAKGTPTLELGHDEIEYGVGIHGEPGTSREKLTDADTLAGRMVTDLLRDMQIETGFSGEIALLINGFGGTPLQELYLFNHSVTRELAAKGITIDRTFVNNYMTSIDMAGISVSIMKLDNELKTLLSYESNAPAFKVAGPVDHVVFTDISTVVDENRQVSFRVETDPAFAVIENNKVTLNNLIYLVDKMSEVIIKNEVSFCDLDSHAGDGDFGMSVAKGFRQLKREWRDILNQDSLTMGAFLHSCSLVIMEYCGGASGPIWGSAFRAAARSAGELTELTVSEFANMMQAAVQGIQSTGERSFGRGAAVGDKTLIDALVPCADSWAESAKLDFDVKTAFVRGAQAAVSGAKKTEDIVARMGRAGTVGERSLGYPDAGAYALGVIFTELAECLN; encoded by the coding sequence ATGAAAAAGATCATCAACCGTGCGGAAAATTTGGTCCTTGAGATGTGCAGTGGTATTGCGCTTGCGCATCCCGAATTGGAATTTCTGCCAAAATACAAAGTGCTCAAGAAAAAGGAATTGAACGCGGAGAAAGTAACGCTCATCAGCGGCGGTGGCAGCGGGCATGAGCCCGCCCATGCCGGCTTCGTTGGCAAAGGGATGCTCGATGCCGCGGTCTGCGGTGATGTCTTCGCCTCTCCCTCACAGATTCAAGTATATCAGGCCATCCGAGCGACAACTGGGAAAAAAGGTGCGCTGCTGATTATTAAAAATTACAGCGGCGATATTATGAACTTTAGAAACGCCGCCCATTTGGCCACTGAAGACGGTCTGGAAGTGGACTATGTAAAGGTTGAAGACGACATCGCTGTAGAAGACAGCCTATATACAGTCGGACGGCGCGGGGTGGCAGGAACGGTACTTGTCCATAAGATCGCGGGTGCAGCGGCGGAAGAGGGCCGGAGTCTGGCGGAAGTTAAAGCAGTGGCCGAGAAAGCCGCTGCGAATGTACGCAGTATCGGATTCGCATTGACTTCGTGTACCGTGCCGGCGAAGGGCACGCCAACATTAGAGCTCGGGCATGATGAAATCGAGTACGGCGTCGGCATTCACGGCGAGCCTGGGACCAGCCGCGAGAAGCTGACGGATGCGGATACGCTGGCAGGCAGAATGGTAACCGATCTCCTTCGAGACATGCAGATCGAAACTGGCTTCAGCGGAGAAATCGCCCTGTTGATCAATGGTTTCGGCGGTACGCCTCTGCAAGAACTGTACCTTTTCAACCATTCGGTCACTCGCGAACTAGCAGCGAAGGGGATCACGATCGATCGCACTTTTGTCAACAATTATATGACGAGTATCGATATGGCAGGTATCTCGGTTTCCATCATGAAGCTGGACAACGAACTGAAAACGCTCCTCTCCTATGAAAGCAACGCACCTGCGTTCAAGGTGGCTGGACCTGTTGATCATGTCGTATTCACGGATATTTCAACTGTAGTAGACGAAAATCGGCAAGTATCCTTTAGGGTAGAAACGGACCCTGCCTTCGCGGTTATTGAGAACAACAAAGTTACGTTGAACAATCTTATCTACCTAGTCGATAAGATGAGTGAGGTTATCATCAAGAATGAGGTATCTTTCTGCGATCTTGACTCTCATGCAGGTGACGGCGACTTTGGAATGAGCGTTGCTAAGGGATTTCGTCAGCTGAAACGGGAATGGAGAGACATCCTGAATCAAGATTCTTTGACGATGGGAGCCTTTCTTCATTCATGCTCGCTCGTCATCATGGAGTACTGCGGTGGGGCTTCGGGTCCGATCTGGGGCTCAGCATTTCGCGCAGCGGCACGATCTGCGGGCGAACTCACCGAACTCACCGTTTCTGAATTCGCAAATATGATGCAGGCTGCGGTGCAAGGCATACAATCGACAGGCGAACGTTCTTTTGGCAGAGGAGCCGCCGTTGGCGATAAAACGCTTATAGATGCATTAGTGCCATGTGCGGATAGCTGGGCGGAGAGCGCGAAATTAGATTTTGACGTGAAGACAGCCTTTGTAAGAGGTGCTCAAGCCGCTGTATCAGGGGCCAAAAAGACGGAAGACATCGTGGCGCGCATGGGCCGTGCCGGAACGGTAGGAGAGAGAAGCCTTGGTTATCCAGACGCGGGGGCTTATGCGCTTGGAGTGATTTTTACGGAGCTTGCTGAATGTTTGAACTAA